From Manduca sexta isolate Smith_Timp_Sample1 chromosome 21, JHU_Msex_v1.0, whole genome shotgun sequence, the proteins below share one genomic window:
- the LOC115448039 gene encoding venom peptide BmKAPI: MFQAKVILLVCTFWIYFIQSEVVKRSLSCKENEMFVECSHCGPKSCDDLGHPVPCVGNTGICRPQCVCIDGYVRDANDTCIPKTECPSCGGDFNATTGCGNHCGNSCSDYKEVNKTCLSGCRYNSCDCKKDYVYHDELQKCILPVDC; encoded by the exons atgtttcaagCAAAAGTGATTTTATTAGTGTGCacattttggatttattttattcaaagtgAAG TGGTGAAAAGGTCATTATCGTGCAAAGAGAACGAGATGTTTGTAGAATGCTCCCACTGCGGTCCGAAGAGCTGCGATGATCTAGGCCACCCAGTGCCGTGCGTGGGCAACACGGGAATATGCAGGCCGCAATGCGTTTGCATCGATGGATATGTTAGGGATGCCAACGATACTTGCATACCGAAGACAGAATGCC cCAGTTGTGGTGGGGACTTCAACGCCACCACGGGGTGTGGTAACCACTGTGGGAATTCGTGTTCCGATTACAAAGAAGTCAATAAGACGTGTTTGAGCGGCTGTCGATACAACAGTTGTGATTGCAAGAAAGACTACGTTTACCACGAtgaattacaaaaatgtattctcCCTGTAGATTGCT GA